A window from Athalia rosae chromosome 5, iyAthRosa1.1, whole genome shotgun sequence encodes these proteins:
- the LOC125500964 gene encoding uncharacterized protein LOC125500964 — protein MRTNSIFSEVYDEITKDEHPDLPTIFITGHSEVHVVFFLENRLVVSISLGFDVRKDHFHFDFLLSAQRGFSVVEASFGLAFGDSDYRGQNFFSLIQRGSQDQFT, from the exons ATGCGTACTAATTCCATATTTTCTGAGGTGTATGACGAGATAACGAAAGACGAACA cccAGATCTGCCAACTATTTTTATCACTGGACACTCCGAGGTTCACGTTGTCTTTTTCCTCGAGAATCGACTGGTTGTATCGATCTCCCTGGGGTTCGATGTTCGTAaggatcattttcattttgattttctgcTTTCCGCACAACGTGGATTCTCCGTTGTGGAGGCTTCCTTCGGTCTCGCTTTTGGCGATAGTGATTATCGCGGTCAGAATTTCTTCAGCTTGATCCAACGAGGTAGCCAAGATCAGTTTACCTAA
- the LOC105687909 gene encoding ribosomal L1 domain-containing protein CG13096 produces MGKIAKRSKIIPDESGIVPKVKKLVNNPGVSKANSKVNLKGARGPLMKQLENKSDVFENTTFIGNGKVLKAKKNISKQSKKNVNLKPNSQVAPQSITKAHETNPTSENVISTLLSKTKVVMPQAPLRDQNDANIKQILDRKVLKRKSGSESTSKTLEKKKDPPSETSLKKPTVKKLLGIQIKKVQKNKDSKTEITEEKAQLNNQDQNTEHPKNASLDEEQVAKGIAAVLKLAELQTGSKKKLFDEEPQPIFLQVSCIKVPKVPRRQLRILLPNTLVRDNDDVVLFVKDLRKGRITDFEPTIEHYQELLRKNGCTQIKDVIPLTQVKTEFDQFELKRKLLSSYDYFLTEGKIAGHLSHLLGKNFINRRKLPTSIKLDSENLKEVIDIALRKTIMPLHSNGSSHIVQVAHTAMKPDDIASNVVRTCKTLAHEYPGGWSNIRTLILKTPSSLAVPIYVTLKSKNKVKVPVIIPKRPNAHRIVTGELSTVPGHVGVIVKPDGTVTTFKTKKEHAENADQPSAKKVKLNNLGTKKTKRNKKNSAASGGVDKDLGVTETSERSSAPKNQDTEKSKLTERKNSEGSEDEIEAAERAYLSQLHEESVTTTYTREKSLAKKKSNIVKKIKSKA; encoded by the exons atgggCAAGATAGCTAAGCGCTCAAAAATCATTCCCGATGAATCAGGTATAGTTCCCAAAGTCAAGAAGTTGGTCAACAATCCCGGAGTGAGTAAAGCAAATTCAAAAGTTAACCTCAAAGGCGCACGTGGTCCGTTAATGAAACAGCTAGAAAATAAATCCGacgtttttgaaaatacgacCTTCATAGGAAATGGGAAAGTCTTAAAAgctaagaaaaatatttccaaacaatcaaaaaaaaacgtcaatcTAAAACCGAATTCTCAAGTGGCACCGCAATCTATTACTAAGGCCCACGAAACCAATCCTACATCTGAAAATGTCATTAGCACGTTGCTCTCTAAAACTAAAGTTGTTATGCCACAAGCACCACTCAGAGACCAAAATGACGCGAATATTAAACAAATTTTGGATAGAAAAGTCTTGAAACGCAAATCAGGTTCAGAAAGTACATCCAAAacgttggagaagaaaaaagatccaCCTTCCGAGACTTCACTTAAAAAGCCAACAGTGAAG AAGTTGCTTGgcattcaaataaaaaaagtgcaaaaaaataaagactcGAAAACCGAGATAACTGAAGAAAAAGCGCAACTCAACAACCAGGACCAGAATACTGAACATCCGAAGAATGCATCGCTCGATGAGGAACAAGTAGCTAAGGGTATAGCTGCTGTATTGAAACTTGCCGAATTGCAGACTGGTAGCAAGAAAAAACTGTTTGATGAAGAACCCCAACCAATATTTTTGCAAGTATCTTGCATCAAAGTGCCAAAAGTACCAAGAAGACAGTTAAGAAT TCTGTTGCCGAATACCCTGGTGAGAGATAACGACGATGTAGTATTGTTTGTAAAGGATCTGAGAAAAGGTAGAATTACGGATTTTGAACCAACCATTGAACACTATCAAGAGTTATTGCGCAAAAACGGTTGCACACAAATCAAGGATGTGATACCGTTGACTCAAGTGAAAACTGAATTCGATCAGTTTGAATTGAAAAGGAAACTGCTGTCGAGCTACGATTACTTTTTAACAGAAGGTAAAATTGCCGGACATTTGTCGCATCttttgggtaaaaatttcataaatagaCGCAAACTGCCAACATCTATCAAATTGGATAGCGAGAATTTAAAAGAGGTGATAGATATTGCGTTGAGGAAAACCATTATGCCATTACATTCGAATGGTAGCAGTCACATTGTGCAGGTTGCACATACAGCGATGAAGCCGGATGATATAGCGAGCAATGTTGTAAGGACCTGCAAGACGCTCGCTCATGAATACCCAGGTGGATGGTCTAACATCCGAACTTTAATTCTAAAAACACCGTCCAGTTTGGCAGTTCCGATATATGTGACACTGA AGAGCAAGAATAAGGTAAAGGTACCAGTTATTATTCCCAAGAGACCCAACGCACACCGAATTGTGACGGGTGAATTGAGCACCGTACCTGGGCATGTCGGTGTTATTGTTAAGCCAGATGGTACAGTTACAACAttcaaaactaaaaaagaGCATGCTGAA AATGCTGATCAACCAAGTgcaaagaaagtaaaattg AACAACCTGGGAACAAAGAAAACTAAGCGTAATAAAAAG aattcCGCTGCAAGTGGAGGAGTCGATAAAGATCTCGGCGTGACA gAAACTTCTGAACGATCAAGTGCCCCAAAGAATCAAGATACTGAGAAGtcaaaattgaccgaaaggaaaaattctgaagGTTCAGAAGACGAAATTGAAGCGGCTGAACGAGCGTATCTTAGTCAATTGCACGAAGAAAGCGTCACCACGACGTATACCAGAGAGAAGTCAttggctaaaaaaaaatcaaacattgtaaagaaaataaaatcaaaggcGTAA
- the LOC105687910 gene encoding pterin-4-alpha-carbinolamine dehydratase, translated as MAAILSRSFVGGGSCKKILQYIGTDRHLASQDIGKKKMAKLTEQERKSDLIPLFDNGWTSKFDSRDAIYKEFLFKDFNEAFGFMVRVALQAEKMDHHPEWFNVYNKVEITLSSHDVNGLSKRDVKLAKFIDIVAKSFNE; from the exons ATGGCGGCCATATTGAGTCGTAGCTTTGTGGGAGGGGGATCTTGTAAAAAGATACTGCAGTACATTGGTACAGATCGACATTTAGCCTCACAAGATATTGGCAAGAAGAAAATG GCAAAACTTACAGAACAAGAAAGGAAGTCGGATTTGATTCCCTTGTTCGATAATGGATGGACATCAAAATTTGATAGTCGAGATGCAATTTACAAAGAATTTCTCTTCAAGGACTTTAATGAG gCCTTCGGATTCATGGTAAGAGTTGCACTGCAAGCTGAAAAAATGGATCATCACCCAGAATGGTTTAACGTATATAATAAAGTGGAGATAACGTTATCTTCTCACGATGTGAACGGGTTGTCTAAGAGGGATGTTAAACTAGCAAAATTCATTGATATTGTGgctaaatcattcaatgaataa
- the LOC105687906 gene encoding serine/threonine-protein kinase D3 isoform X1, with protein MDQSVLKGFIDTTTKPLRMDWTQVIMEGPEVTFLFQFGLTRDTVTVEASALTLKALKDFACDFVNVKCPDHGLSRLNERLLLFKHDYNSTNILQRITNATEVVDETLVEIVLTAQVPSEEVPIRPHALTVHSYKAPTFCDFCGEMLFGLVRQGLKCEGCGMNYHKRCVTKIPNNCSNDENQRRRSSTFLNVPRSPSQGSTSSLASASDDNNTNLSTSTTSHASLSNSTLVIPNILAAKQSSRSPSLGGRPVWVERELASRIKIPHTFVVHTYTRPTVCGLCKKLLRGLFKQGLQCKDCQYNAHKKCIDKIPKDCTGESPRDNAGGEYPDSGVGSEPEGRSDGRSEEGDADSDTESSLPPPHSSYTTDFSNHHNGGCNSDLVPSHEDISSDEYQKIRPSSSSPSNNIPLMRIVQSVKHTKRRGSKVLKEGWMVHFTSRDPMRKRHYWRLDTKAITLFQSDSGSKYYKEIPLAEILVIDTARTTHSNSMHCFELRTANIDYYVGEDPLYGGGTGQLPPPESGVGAHLARSWETSIRQALMPVTSAASSQEQSTEPEECVTDMSQLYQICPDEVLGSGQFGIVYGGTYRKTGRAVAIKVIDKLRFPTKQEAQLKNEVAILQNLSHSGVVNLERMFETPERIFVVMEKLKGDMLEMILNSERGRLSERITKFLITQILIALKHLHSKNIVHCDLKPENVLLSSNSDFTQVKLCDFGFARIIGEKSFRRSVVGTPAYLAPEVLRNKGYNRSLDMWSVGVIVYVSLSGTFPFNEDEDINEQIQNAAFMYPPTTWREISSDAIDLINNLLQVKQRKRYTVDKSLQHVWLQDYQTWCDLRELEAQVGCRYLTHESDDARWISYANQQRT; from the exons ATGGACCAAAGTGTTTTAAAGGGGTTCATTGATACTACTACCAAACCTTTGAGAA TGGATTGGACACAAGTTATCATGGAGGGACCAGAGGTCACATTCCTATTTCAATTTGGTTTGACGCGCGACACTGTAACGGTCGAAGCGAGTGCCTTAACGCTGAAGGCTCTGAAAGACTTTGCTTGTGATTTTGTGAACGTTAAATGTCCCGATCATGGGTTGAGTCGTCTAAATGAAAGGCTGCTACTTTTCAAACATGATTACAACTCTACCAACATTCTTCAGCGTATTACAAATGCAACCGAAGTTGTAGATGAAACTTTGGTGGAAATAGTACTGACTG CACAAGTGCCAAGCGAAGAAGTTCCGATACGACCTCATGCTTTGACCGTTCATTCATACAAAGCTCCAACTTTTTGTGACTTTTGTGGTGAAATGCTTTTTGGCCTGGTTCGTCAAGGACTAAAATGTGAAG gaTGTGGAATGAACTATCACAAAAGATGTGTGACCAAAATTCCTAACAATTGttcaaatgatgaaaatcagaGAAGACGTAGCTCCACATTCCTAAATGTTCCGAGATCTCCGAGCCAAGGATCAACGAGCAGTTTGGCTAGTGCCAGTGATGACAATAACACAAATCTCAGTACAAGCACTACTTCGCACGCAAGCCTGAGTAATAGCACGCTT GTAATTCCTAATATATTGGCAGCTAAGCAATCTTCGCGCTCGCCATCATTAGGGGGACGTCCAGTCTGGGTAGAGCGCGAACTCGCATCCCGTATCAAAATACCGCATACATTTGTTGTGCATACTTATACTCGGCCCACGGTTTGCGGGCTTTGTAAAAAACTGCTGCGTGGGTTGTTCAAACAGGGCTTACAATGCAAGGATTGTCAGTACAATGCTCATAAAAAATGCATTGACAAAATTCCTAAGGATTGTACCGGTGAGAGTCCAAGGGATAATGCAG GTGGTGAGTATCCGGATAGCGGCGTTGGCAGTGAACCGGAGGGTCGATCTGACGGTCGAAGCGAAGAAGGGGATGCTGACAGTGATACAGAATCTTCGTTGCCGCCTCCACATTCTTCATATACTACAGACTTCAGCAACCACCACAATGGAGGGTGCAATTCC GATCTTGTACCAAGTCATGAGGACATCTCATCTGACGAATACCAAAAGATTAGACCCTCCAG CTCCTCACCGAGTAACAACATTCCACTTATGCGAATAGTGCAAAGTGTTAAACATACGAAACGGCGTGGTTCCAAAGTTCTCAAGGAAGGATGGATGGTACATTTTACGAGTCGTGATCCAATG AGGAAACGGCATTATTGGAGACTGGATACAAAAGCTATTACATTGTTTCAAAGCGATAGTGGTTCAAAGTATTACAAAGAGATACCACTAGCAGAAATCTTGGTGATCGATACCGCCAGAACAACACATTCCA ATTCGATGCATTGTTTCGAGTTAAGAACTGCAAACATCGATTACTACGTTGGCGAAGACCCACTTTATGGAGGGGGCACTGGACAATTACCTCCACCAGAGAGTGGCGTCGGTGCACATTTGGCCAGATCATGGGAAACAAGCATTCGGCAAGCTTTGATGCCGGTAACATCGGCGGCATCAA GCCAAGAACAATCAACAGAGCCAGAGGAATGTGTCACCGATATGTCACAGTTATATCAAATTTGTCCTGATGAGGTTCTAGGGTCTGGTCAATTTGGTATAGTTTACGGAGGAACATATCGCAAAACGGGTCGAGCAGTAGCAATTAAAGTGATTGACAAGTTACGATTCCCAACTAAGCAAGAGGCACAACTTAAAAATGAAGTTGCAATACTGCAGAATCTATCTCATAGCGGAGTCGTGAATCTAGAAAGGATGTTTGAAACACCGGAACGAATATTTGTagtgatggaaaaattaaaaggagaTATGCTCGAGATGattttgaattccgaaagaggaCGTCTCAGTGAACGTatcacaaaatttttaataacgcaAATTCTAATCGCATTGAAACATTTACATAGCAAGAATATTGTCCACTGCGATTTGAAACCAGAGAATGTTTTACTAAGCAGTAACAGTGATTTCACTCAAGTGAAGCTCTGTGATTTTGGATTCGCAAGgataattggagaaaaaagtttcagAAGAAGTGTTGTCGGTACTCCAGCTTACTTGGCTCCAGAAGTATTAAGAAATAAAGGTTACAATAGATCCTTAGATATGTGGAGTGTCGGCGTTATTGTTTATGTATCACTTAGCGGTACATTTCCATTTAACGAAGATGAGGACATCAATGAGCAGATTCAGAATGCAGCTTTTATGTACCCGCCAACTACTTGGCGGGAAATATCCTCCGATG CGATCGATCTGATCAATAATTTGCTACAAGTTAAACAACGGAAGCGGTACACGGTCGACAAAAGTTTACAACACGTCTGGCTGCAG GATTATCAAACTTGGTGTGATCTCAGAGAGCTCGAAGCGCAGGTTGGTTGCCGTTATTTGACTCACGAAAGCGATGACGCACGTTGGATTTCGTACGCTAATCAACAACGGACATGA
- the LOC105687906 gene encoding serine/threonine-protein kinase D3 isoform X2, giving the protein MEGPEVTFLFQFGLTRDTVTVEASALTLKALKDFACDFVNVKCPDHGLSRLNERLLLFKHDYNSTNILQRITNATEVVDETLVEIVLTAQVPSEEVPIRPHALTVHSYKAPTFCDFCGEMLFGLVRQGLKCEGCGMNYHKRCVTKIPNNCSNDENQRRRSSTFLNVPRSPSQGSTSSLASASDDNNTNLSTSTTSHASLSNSTLVIPNILAAKQSSRSPSLGGRPVWVERELASRIKIPHTFVVHTYTRPTVCGLCKKLLRGLFKQGLQCKDCQYNAHKKCIDKIPKDCTGESPRDNAGGEYPDSGVGSEPEGRSDGRSEEGDADSDTESSLPPPHSSYTTDFSNHHNGGCNSDLVPSHEDISSDEYQKIRPSSSSPSNNIPLMRIVQSVKHTKRRGSKVLKEGWMVHFTSRDPMRKRHYWRLDTKAITLFQSDSGSKYYKEIPLAEILVIDTARTTHSNSMHCFELRTANIDYYVGEDPLYGGGTGQLPPPESGVGAHLARSWETSIRQALMPVTSAASSQEQSTEPEECVTDMSQLYQICPDEVLGSGQFGIVYGGTYRKTGRAVAIKVIDKLRFPTKQEAQLKNEVAILQNLSHSGVVNLERMFETPERIFVVMEKLKGDMLEMILNSERGRLSERITKFLITQILIALKHLHSKNIVHCDLKPENVLLSSNSDFTQVKLCDFGFARIIGEKSFRRSVVGTPAYLAPEVLRNKGYNRSLDMWSVGVIVYVSLSGTFPFNEDEDINEQIQNAAFMYPPTTWREISSDAIDLINNLLQVKQRKRYTVDKSLQHVWLQDYQTWCDLRELEAQVGCRYLTHESDDARWISYANQQRT; this is encoded by the exons ATGGAGGGACCAGAGGTCACATTCCTATTTCAATTTGGTTTGACGCGCGACACTGTAACGGTCGAAGCGAGTGCCTTAACGCTGAAGGCTCTGAAAGACTTTGCTTGTGATTTTGTGAACGTTAAATGTCCCGATCATGGGTTGAGTCGTCTAAATGAAAGGCTGCTACTTTTCAAACATGATTACAACTCTACCAACATTCTTCAGCGTATTACAAATGCAACCGAAGTTGTAGATGAAACTTTGGTGGAAATAGTACTGACTG CACAAGTGCCAAGCGAAGAAGTTCCGATACGACCTCATGCTTTGACCGTTCATTCATACAAAGCTCCAACTTTTTGTGACTTTTGTGGTGAAATGCTTTTTGGCCTGGTTCGTCAAGGACTAAAATGTGAAG gaTGTGGAATGAACTATCACAAAAGATGTGTGACCAAAATTCCTAACAATTGttcaaatgatgaaaatcagaGAAGACGTAGCTCCACATTCCTAAATGTTCCGAGATCTCCGAGCCAAGGATCAACGAGCAGTTTGGCTAGTGCCAGTGATGACAATAACACAAATCTCAGTACAAGCACTACTTCGCACGCAAGCCTGAGTAATAGCACGCTT GTAATTCCTAATATATTGGCAGCTAAGCAATCTTCGCGCTCGCCATCATTAGGGGGACGTCCAGTCTGGGTAGAGCGCGAACTCGCATCCCGTATCAAAATACCGCATACATTTGTTGTGCATACTTATACTCGGCCCACGGTTTGCGGGCTTTGTAAAAAACTGCTGCGTGGGTTGTTCAAACAGGGCTTACAATGCAAGGATTGTCAGTACAATGCTCATAAAAAATGCATTGACAAAATTCCTAAGGATTGTACCGGTGAGAGTCCAAGGGATAATGCAG GTGGTGAGTATCCGGATAGCGGCGTTGGCAGTGAACCGGAGGGTCGATCTGACGGTCGAAGCGAAGAAGGGGATGCTGACAGTGATACAGAATCTTCGTTGCCGCCTCCACATTCTTCATATACTACAGACTTCAGCAACCACCACAATGGAGGGTGCAATTCC GATCTTGTACCAAGTCATGAGGACATCTCATCTGACGAATACCAAAAGATTAGACCCTCCAG CTCCTCACCGAGTAACAACATTCCACTTATGCGAATAGTGCAAAGTGTTAAACATACGAAACGGCGTGGTTCCAAAGTTCTCAAGGAAGGATGGATGGTACATTTTACGAGTCGTGATCCAATG AGGAAACGGCATTATTGGAGACTGGATACAAAAGCTATTACATTGTTTCAAAGCGATAGTGGTTCAAAGTATTACAAAGAGATACCACTAGCAGAAATCTTGGTGATCGATACCGCCAGAACAACACATTCCA ATTCGATGCATTGTTTCGAGTTAAGAACTGCAAACATCGATTACTACGTTGGCGAAGACCCACTTTATGGAGGGGGCACTGGACAATTACCTCCACCAGAGAGTGGCGTCGGTGCACATTTGGCCAGATCATGGGAAACAAGCATTCGGCAAGCTTTGATGCCGGTAACATCGGCGGCATCAA GCCAAGAACAATCAACAGAGCCAGAGGAATGTGTCACCGATATGTCACAGTTATATCAAATTTGTCCTGATGAGGTTCTAGGGTCTGGTCAATTTGGTATAGTTTACGGAGGAACATATCGCAAAACGGGTCGAGCAGTAGCAATTAAAGTGATTGACAAGTTACGATTCCCAACTAAGCAAGAGGCACAACTTAAAAATGAAGTTGCAATACTGCAGAATCTATCTCATAGCGGAGTCGTGAATCTAGAAAGGATGTTTGAAACACCGGAACGAATATTTGTagtgatggaaaaattaaaaggagaTATGCTCGAGATGattttgaattccgaaagaggaCGTCTCAGTGAACGTatcacaaaatttttaataacgcaAATTCTAATCGCATTGAAACATTTACATAGCAAGAATATTGTCCACTGCGATTTGAAACCAGAGAATGTTTTACTAAGCAGTAACAGTGATTTCACTCAAGTGAAGCTCTGTGATTTTGGATTCGCAAGgataattggagaaaaaagtttcagAAGAAGTGTTGTCGGTACTCCAGCTTACTTGGCTCCAGAAGTATTAAGAAATAAAGGTTACAATAGATCCTTAGATATGTGGAGTGTCGGCGTTATTGTTTATGTATCACTTAGCGGTACATTTCCATTTAACGAAGATGAGGACATCAATGAGCAGATTCAGAATGCAGCTTTTATGTACCCGCCAACTACTTGGCGGGAAATATCCTCCGATG CGATCGATCTGATCAATAATTTGCTACAAGTTAAACAACGGAAGCGGTACACGGTCGACAAAAGTTTACAACACGTCTGGCTGCAG GATTATCAAACTTGGTGTGATCTCAGAGAGCTCGAAGCGCAGGTTGGTTGCCGTTATTTGACTCACGAAAGCGATGACGCACGTTGGATTTCGTACGCTAATCAACAACGGACATGA
- the LOC105687893 gene encoding uncharacterized protein LOC105687893 yields the protein MKLWVTMMLEYQLIFIIIGKLFASGEWIEMPQFSDESKVYKLSVQGQNFLQKKLLKYGQKTIPDYDFKRVAQLLNDFETVNGNTSREITFQKSESTISLSESDNFALVNLSEELPVGHTNSVDDPVNISASNPKESLELVKVINSGIESSTTESPSTLESPTDVFTSISTTAQPIVPATPIRQIFFDKKQYINETKDDLAFQDYLPMGMLRKVHQNLNSQPDNINGKMRFLKKFETELIVDIEARLSTALAPIRQKRGAHDHWDHDDEIGFPSLEGALMAISFLTFAVYLIRLVMLLFRNANNTTAGQATILFGRKRRSDSEMDTLADKTEEILKYLNSFKNN from the exons ATGAAACTTTGGGTCACAATGATGTTGGAGTAccaattgatttttatcatcattggtAAATTATTTGCAAGTGGGGAGTGGATAGAAATGCCGCAATTTTCTGATGAATCGAAAGTTTATAAATTATCTGTGCAGGGGCAGaactttttgcaaaaaaaactcCTAAAATATGGCCAGAAAACTATACCTGACTATGATTTCAAAAGGGTTGCCCAACTCTTGAATGATTTTGAAACCGTAAACGGCAATACCAGCAGAGAAATTACATTCCAGAAAAGTGAAAGTACCATCTCTTTGTCGGAATCTGATAATTTTGCTCTTGTAAACCTATCGGAGGAGTTACCGGTTGGTCACACAAACAGTGTCGATGATCCGGTGAACATCTCAGCTTCAAATCCTAAAGAGAGCTTGGAATTAGTCAAAGTTATCAATAGTGGTATAGAGTCGTCTACTACTGAATCACCTTCCACATTGGAATCACCTACAGATGTATTTACAAGTATTTCAACAACGGCACAACCAATAGTACCAGCAACACCAATtcggcagattttttttgacaaaaaacagTATATCAATGAGACTAAAGATGATTTAGCATTCCAGGATTACTTACCAATGGGCATGTTAAGAAAGGTTCATCAAAATCTTAACTCTCAGCCTGATAATATAAATGGGAAAAtgcggtttttgaaaaaatttgaaacagaaTTGATCGTGGATATTG AGGCACGACTCAGTACGGCATTAGCTCCGATCAGACAAAAAAGAGGAGCTCATGATCACTGGGATCatgatgatgaaattggtTTCCCATCTTTAGAAGGAGCTCTAATGGCAATTTCATTTCTAACTTTTGCAGTCTACTTGATACGGCTAGTTATG TTGCTATTTCGTAATGCAAACAATACTACAGCTGGTCAAGCCACAATATTATTTGGCAGAAAGCGTAGATCGGATAGTGAGATGGACACACTAGCTGACAAAACGGAAGAGATACTGAAATACCTGAACAGTTTTAAAAACAACTAG
- the LOC105687899 gene encoding phosphoacetylglucosamine mutase — protein sequence MDVPTIDKALALHPRTHDGYVEYGTAGFRTRSHMLEHVMFRMGLLAVLRSKLKRAAIGLMITASHNEEHDNGVKIVDPAGEMLEASWEQIATELANVEDSAVILTLQEIVESQNIDINTPATVIIGRDTRSSSPILATAAEDGVQALKGIVQDFGTITTPQLHYLVVCINTKGSYGAPTLQGYYEKLTSAFKKIRGSSVKNGKYIPRLILDAANGVGAIAVEEFKKYLDSSISIELHNNGNGKLNYMCGADFVKVQQAQPLNVPLKPNMRCVSIDGDADRVIYYYTDEQDKFHLLDGDRIATLIASYFKELLLESGLSLHLGLVQTAYANGGSTDYISNVLKVPVVCVPTGVKHLHHEAAYFDIGVYFEANGHGTVTFKSTALEKIRNTLQDSSLPESARNAVAKLLNTIQVINQTVGDALSDMLLVETILHTKGWDLTEWEKSYKDLPNRQSKVKVADRTIFHTADAERKCVEPIGLQERIDQLVAQYPKSRSFVRPSGTEDVVRVYAEAGDVVAAQKLAAEVSLAVYELGGGIGPEPAMPS from the exons ATGGATGTTCCAACAATTGACAAAGCACTAGCTTTGCATCCAAGAACGCACGATGGTTATGTTGAATATGGAACTGCTGGTTTTAGAACAAG ATCTCACATGCTGGAACATGTTATGTTTAGAATGGGACTCTTGGCAGTATTAAGATCAAAACTAAAACGAG CTGCAATTGGTTTGATGATAACTGCAAGCCATAACGAAGAGCATGACAATGGAGTTAAAATAGTGGATCCAGCTGGTGAGATGCTAGAAGCATCTTGGGAACAGATCGCGACTGAATTAGCCAATGTTGAAGACAGTGCAGTGATATTGACACTGCAAGAAATTGTCGAATCTCAAAATATTGATATCAATACTCCCGCAACAGTGATCATTGGAAGAGATACTAGATCCAGTAGCCCTATTCTAGCTACTGCAGCTGAAGATGGAGTCCAAGCTTTGAAAGGCATTGTGCAGGATTTTGGTACAATTACTACTCCGCAACTGCACTACCTAGTAGTTTGCATAAATACAAAAGGAAGTTATGGAGCTCCAACGCTACAAGGTTACTATGAGAAACTCACTAGCGccttcaaaaaaattagaggtaGCTCCGTAAAGAATGGAAAATACATCCCTCGACTTATATTGGATGCTGCAAACGGGGTAGGTGCTATTGCAGttgaagaattcaaaaaatatctgGACTCTTCCATCAGTATTGAACTTCATAATAATGGAAATGGAAAGTTAAACTACATG TGCGGGGCTGATTTTGTTAAAGTACAACAGGCTCAGCCATTAAACGTGCCTCTAAAACCCAATATGAGGTGTGTTAGTATCGATGGTGATGCAGATAGAGTCATCTATTATTACACCGATGAACAGGATAAGTTTCATTTACTGGATGGGGACAGAATAGCCACTTTGATAGCAAGTTATTTCAAAGAATTACTGCTAGAAAGCGGGCTGAGCTTACACCTTGGCTTGGTACAAACGGCTTATGCGAACGGAGGTTCAACAGATTATATATCTAACGTTCTG AAAGTTCCAGTCGTTTGTGTACCAACGGGTGTGAAACATTTGCATCATGAAGCTGCGTACTTTGATATTGGGGTATACTTTGAGGCAAATGGTCACGGAACTGTTACCTTCAAGAGTACGGCGTTAGAAAAGATACGCAATACTCTTCAGGATTCAAG TCTACCAGAAAGTGCACGAAATGCGGTAGCGAAGCTTTTGAATACAATCCAAGTAATAAATCAAACTGTGGGTGACGCCCTTAGTGATATGCTCCTAGTAGAAACTATTCTACATACGAAGGGGTGGGATCTCACGGAGTGGGAGAAATCTTATAAAGACCTTCCGAATAGACAGTCGAAAGTAAAAGTTGCTGATCGTACCATATTTCATACAGCTGATGCTGAAAGAAAATGTGTGGAGCCTATTGGGTTGCAGGAAAGAATTGATCAGTTAGTGGCACAGTATCCTAAAAGTCGATCGTTTGTGAg gCCTTCTGGTACAGAAGACGTTGTAAGAGTTTATGCAGAAGCTGGAGATGTGGTCGCAGCACAAAAACTGGCTGCTGAGGTATCGCTGGCAGTTTATGAATTGGGTGGTGGAATTGGACCTGAACCAGCAATGCCAAGCTAA